A region from the Hylaeus volcanicus isolate JK05 chromosome 6, UHH_iyHylVolc1.0_haploid, whole genome shotgun sequence genome encodes:
- the LOC128878153 gene encoding transmembrane 9 superfamily member 2 isoform X1, whose protein sequence is MAKTILPWLLFTISTIHCAWAFYLPGLAPVNFCKAGETTETCKSEIKLYVNRLNTEKYVIPYEYHHFDFCPTDESQSPVENLGQVVFGERIRPSPYKLEFLKDVKCGIACTRTYKGGDKESEKKLEFLKKGMALNYQHHWIVDNMPVTWCYQLEDERQYCSTGFPMGCFSRELKSQQDTCSISGAYNKPKTYYLFNHVDLTITYHSGADEEWGSSFKENGGRIISVKVVPRSINHNSNNPNCESKIPLEISRDPLPVGKELSITYTYSVTFMENNTIKWSSRWDYILESMPHTNIQWFSILNSLIIILFLSGMVAMIMLRTLHKDIARYNQACFQIESGEDAQEEFGWKLVHGDVFRPPRKGMLLSVLLGSGVQVFYMTLVTLAFACLGFLSPANRGALMTCAMVLYVCLGTIAGYVSARIYKSFGGEKWKSNVLLTSMLSPGIVFSLFFIMNLVFWANGSSAAVPFSTLVALLALWFGVSLPLTFIGAYFGFRKRPLEHPVRTNQIPRQIPEQNFYTQPIPGVIMGGVLPFGCIFIQLFFILNSLWSSQVYYMFGFLFLVFLILVITCSETTILLCYFHLCAEDYHWWWRSFRTSGFTAFYLLIYCIHFFITKLDIKDATSTFLYFGYTCIMVYLFFLLTGSIGFFACFWFVRKIYSVVKVD, encoded by the exons ATGGCGAAAACAATTTTGCCGTGGCTATTGTTTACGATATCTACCATTCATTGTGCATGGGCTTTCTACTTGCCGGGCTTAGCACCTGTGAATTTCTGCAAGGCCGGAGAAACGACGGAAACGTGCAAa tctgaaattaaattgtatgtGAACCGTTTGAACACTGAGAAGTATGTAATACCATACGAATACCATCA ttTTGATTTTTGCCCTACCGATGAAAGTCAAAGTCCTGTTGAGAATTTGGGACAGGTTGTTTTTGGAGAACGTATAAGACCTTCTCCGTATAAG ttAGAGTTCTTGAAAGACGTGAAATGTGGCATTGCATGTACAAGAACTTACAAAGGTGGAGACAAAgaatcagaaaaaaaattggaatttttgaagaaaggAATGGCACTTAACTATCAGCATCACTGGATAGTGG ATAATATGCCAGTCACTTGGTGTTATCAATTGGAAGATGAACGACAATATTGTAGCACTGGATTTCCTATGGGTTGTTTCTCTCGAGAATTAAAATCTCAACAAGATACTTGTAGCATTAGT GGCGCGTATAACAAACCGAAAACTTATTACCTGTTTAATCATGTAGACCTTACAATTACGTATCATAGTGGAGCAGACGAAGAGTGGGGATCTTCATTTAAAGAGAATGGCGGACGCATAATAT CTGTTAAAGTGGTTCCTCGCAGTATTAACCACAATAGTAATAATCCTAATTGTGAAAGTAAGATACCATTAGAAATATCACGTGATCCACTTCCAGTTGGCAAGGAATTATCTATCACTTATACGTATTCTGTAACATTTATG gaaaataatacaatcaaATGGTCATCTAGATGGGATTATATTTTAGAATCTATGCCACATACGAATATCCAGTGGTTCAGTATTcttaattcattaataattatcttATTTCTTTCTGGTATGGTGGCCATGATAATGCTTCGAACATTGCACAAAGATATTGCTCGATACAATCAG GCTTGCTTCCAGATAGAGTCAGGAGAAGACGCACAGGAAGAGTTTGGCTGGAAATTGGTCCATGGTGATGTATTCCGACCTCCTCGCAAAGGAATGTTACTCTCGGTTTTACTTGGGTCTGGTGTCCAAGTCTTCTACATGACACTTGTAACGCTTG CATTTGCTTGCTTGGGATTCTTGTCTCCTGCTAACAGAGGCGCTTTAATGACCTGCGCCATGGTTCTATATGTTTGCCTTGGGACCATTGCTGGCTATGTATCTGCTAGGATATACAAAAGTTTCGGTGGTGAGAAATGGAAGTCCAATGTACTCCTTACATCTATGCTGAGTCCTGG aatCGTATTCAGTTTGTTCTTCATAATGAACTTGGTATTCTGGGCAAATGGAAGTTCAGCTGCAGTACCATTCAGCACCCTTGTTGCTCTTTTAGCACTTTGGTTTGGAGTATCTCTTCCATTAACATTTATTGGTGCTTATTTCGGGTTCAGAAAAAGg cctTTGGAGCATCCTGTTAGAACCAATCAAATTCCTAGGCAAATAccagaacaaaatttttatacgcAACCAATACCTGGTGTAATAATGGGTGGAGTTCTGCCATTtggatgtatatttatacagttATTCTTCATACTTAATTCTCTGTG gTCGAGTCAAGTATATTATATGTTTGGATTTCTTTTCTTGGTGTTTCTCATTCTCGTTATCACATGTTCGGAGACGACGattttactttgttatttCCACCTTTGTGCAGag gatTATCATTGGTGGTGGCGCAGTTTCCGAACATCTGGTTTCAccgcgttttatttattaatatactgTATACACTTTTTCATAACTAAATTGGACATAAAAGATGCTACGTCTACGTTCCTCTATTTCGGTTACACTTGTATTATGGTTTACTTATTCTTCCTCCTAACAG GTTCAATCGGTTTCTTTGCCTGCTTTTGGTTTGTGCGGAAGATCTACAGTGTCGTGAAAGTCGACTAA
- the LOC128878153 gene encoding transmembrane 9 superfamily member 2 isoform X2, with product MAKTILPWLLFTISTIHCAWAFYLPGLAPVNFCKAGETTETCKSEIKLYVNRLNTEKYVIPYEYHHFDFCPTDESQSPVENLGQVVFGERIRPSPYKLEFLKDVKCGIACTRTYKGGDKESEKKLEFLKKGMALNYQHHWIVDNMPVTWCYQLEDERQYCSTGFPMGCFSRELKSQQDTCSISGAYNKPKTYYLFNHVDLTITYHSGADEEWGSSFKENGGRIISVKVVPRSINHNSNNPNCESKIPLEISRDPLPVGKELSITYTYSVTFMENNTIKWSSRWDYILESMPHTNIQWFSILNSLIIILFLSGMVAMIMLRTLHKDIARYNQIESGEDAQEEFGWKLVHGDVFRPPRKGMLLSVLLGSGVQVFYMTLVTLAFACLGFLSPANRGALMTCAMVLYVCLGTIAGYVSARIYKSFGGEKWKSNVLLTSMLSPGIVFSLFFIMNLVFWANGSSAAVPFSTLVALLALWFGVSLPLTFIGAYFGFRKRPLEHPVRTNQIPRQIPEQNFYTQPIPGVIMGGVLPFGCIFIQLFFILNSLWSSQVYYMFGFLFLVFLILVITCSETTILLCYFHLCAEDYHWWWRSFRTSGFTAFYLLIYCIHFFITKLDIKDATSTFLYFGYTCIMVYLFFLLTGSIGFFACFWFVRKIYSVVKVD from the exons ATGGCGAAAACAATTTTGCCGTGGCTATTGTTTACGATATCTACCATTCATTGTGCATGGGCTTTCTACTTGCCGGGCTTAGCACCTGTGAATTTCTGCAAGGCCGGAGAAACGACGGAAACGTGCAAa tctgaaattaaattgtatgtGAACCGTTTGAACACTGAGAAGTATGTAATACCATACGAATACCATCA ttTTGATTTTTGCCCTACCGATGAAAGTCAAAGTCCTGTTGAGAATTTGGGACAGGTTGTTTTTGGAGAACGTATAAGACCTTCTCCGTATAAG ttAGAGTTCTTGAAAGACGTGAAATGTGGCATTGCATGTACAAGAACTTACAAAGGTGGAGACAAAgaatcagaaaaaaaattggaatttttgaagaaaggAATGGCACTTAACTATCAGCATCACTGGATAGTGG ATAATATGCCAGTCACTTGGTGTTATCAATTGGAAGATGAACGACAATATTGTAGCACTGGATTTCCTATGGGTTGTTTCTCTCGAGAATTAAAATCTCAACAAGATACTTGTAGCATTAGT GGCGCGTATAACAAACCGAAAACTTATTACCTGTTTAATCATGTAGACCTTACAATTACGTATCATAGTGGAGCAGACGAAGAGTGGGGATCTTCATTTAAAGAGAATGGCGGACGCATAATAT CTGTTAAAGTGGTTCCTCGCAGTATTAACCACAATAGTAATAATCCTAATTGTGAAAGTAAGATACCATTAGAAATATCACGTGATCCACTTCCAGTTGGCAAGGAATTATCTATCACTTATACGTATTCTGTAACATTTATG gaaaataatacaatcaaATGGTCATCTAGATGGGATTATATTTTAGAATCTATGCCACATACGAATATCCAGTGGTTCAGTATTcttaattcattaataattatcttATTTCTTTCTGGTATGGTGGCCATGATAATGCTTCGAACATTGCACAAAGATATTGCTCGATACAATCAG ATAGAGTCAGGAGAAGACGCACAGGAAGAGTTTGGCTGGAAATTGGTCCATGGTGATGTATTCCGACCTCCTCGCAAAGGAATGTTACTCTCGGTTTTACTTGGGTCTGGTGTCCAAGTCTTCTACATGACACTTGTAACGCTTG CATTTGCTTGCTTGGGATTCTTGTCTCCTGCTAACAGAGGCGCTTTAATGACCTGCGCCATGGTTCTATATGTTTGCCTTGGGACCATTGCTGGCTATGTATCTGCTAGGATATACAAAAGTTTCGGTGGTGAGAAATGGAAGTCCAATGTACTCCTTACATCTATGCTGAGTCCTGG aatCGTATTCAGTTTGTTCTTCATAATGAACTTGGTATTCTGGGCAAATGGAAGTTCAGCTGCAGTACCATTCAGCACCCTTGTTGCTCTTTTAGCACTTTGGTTTGGAGTATCTCTTCCATTAACATTTATTGGTGCTTATTTCGGGTTCAGAAAAAGg cctTTGGAGCATCCTGTTAGAACCAATCAAATTCCTAGGCAAATAccagaacaaaatttttatacgcAACCAATACCTGGTGTAATAATGGGTGGAGTTCTGCCATTtggatgtatatttatacagttATTCTTCATACTTAATTCTCTGTG gTCGAGTCAAGTATATTATATGTTTGGATTTCTTTTCTTGGTGTTTCTCATTCTCGTTATCACATGTTCGGAGACGACGattttactttgttatttCCACCTTTGTGCAGag gatTATCATTGGTGGTGGCGCAGTTTCCGAACATCTGGTTTCAccgcgttttatttattaatatactgTATACACTTTTTCATAACTAAATTGGACATAAAAGATGCTACGTCTACGTTCCTCTATTTCGGTTACACTTGTATTATGGTTTACTTATTCTTCCTCCTAACAG GTTCAATCGGTTTCTTTGCCTGCTTTTGGTTTGTGCGGAAGATCTACAGTGTCGTGAAAGTCGACTAA